The following are encoded together in the Myxocyprinus asiaticus isolate MX2 ecotype Aquarium Trade chromosome 7, UBuf_Myxa_2, whole genome shotgun sequence genome:
- the f10 gene encoding coagulation factor X, with translation MSCLFWNILCVFLIHCVSSEVFLHTQDANQVLSRHRRANTMFEEMKQGNMERECVEERCSYEEAREIYEDDQKTKEFWNKYVDGDACLSTPCLNDGVCKDGIGPYTCFCTAGYKGYNCEIVIPKLCESENGGCAHFCKVDKGKVVCSCANGYTLSSNGKSCQSDDPFKCGVVYPEKTRTIFIYTPSITDTENTDESNSETPVNSDIETVDMSNSSSHSSLDEPDIKIVNGSKNTPVNDTTSLFGYQEPEAENLVNELLHEEEIFVEKKIVNGVDCPPGECPWQALLINEDDVGFCGGTILNEYFILSAAHCMNQNISIRVIVGEFDRLHKEGRESTHNVDQILIHMNFIPETYHNDIALIKLSKPITFTKYIIPACIPERDFAERVLMQQDTGRVSGFGRLHEGGLQSTKLQRLAVPYVDRAKCLESSSFKISSRMFCAGYDQETKDACQGDSGGPHVTRYKDTWFVTGVVSWGEGCARKGKYGIYTQVSKYIKWIYNAMEKVMPQTESLIMPKVKRELLKKTQKSLIRRV, from the exons ATGTCTTGTCTCTTCTGGAACATTCTGTGTGTGTTTCTAATTCACTGTGTGTCGTCAGAGG TCTTCCTCCATACTCAAGATGCCAATCAGGTGTTAAGTCGACATCGGCGTGCCAACACCATGTTTGAGGAGATGAAGCAGGGAAACATGGAGCGAGAGTGTGTCGAGGAGCGCTGTAGTTATGAGGAGGCCAGAGAGATCTATGAGGACGACCAAAAAACG AAGGAATTTTGGAATAAATATGTCG ATGGTGATGCGTGTTTGTCTACCCCGTGTCTCAATGATGGTGTGTGTAAAGATGGGATTGGCCCGTACACCTGCTTCTGTACTGCAGGGTATAAAGGATACAACTGTGAGATTG TGATTCCGAAACTCTGTGAGAGTGAAAACGGTGGCTGTGCCCATTTCTGTAAGGTGGACAAAGGGAAAGTCGTCTGCTCTTGTGCTAATGGATACACGCTGAGCTCCAATGGGAAGTCCTGTCAATCTGATG ATCCATTCAAATGTGGCGTTGTGTATCCTGAGAAGACCAGAACAATCTTCATATACACACCAAGCATCACCGACACTGAAAACACTGACGAATCGAACTCCGAGACTCCAGTCAACAGTGACATCGAGACAGTGGACATGTCAAACTCGAGCAGTCACTCCAGTCTTGACGAGCCAGACATCAAGATAGTGAACGGGTCAAAAAACACGCCTGTTAATGACACCACCAGCCTCTTCGGTTATCAGGAGCCAGAGGCTGAGAATCTAGTGAATGAattgcttcatgaagaagaaatatttgttGAAAAGAAAATTGTGAATGGAGTGGACTGTCCTCCTGGAGAATGCCCATGGCAG GCTCTTCTCATTAATGAGGATGATGTGGGTTTCTGTGGCGGCACCATTTTAAATGAGTACTTCATCCTCTCCGCCGCTCACTGTATGAATCAGAATATCTCCATCAGAGTGATTGTGG GTGAGTTTGACAGGCTGCACAAAGAGGGTCGTGAGTCAACACACAATGTAGACCAGATACTCATCCACATGAACTTCATCCCTGAAACCTACCATAACGACATCGCCCTCATTAAACTCAGCAAGCCAATCACATTCACCAAATACATAATTCCCGCCTGCATACCAGAGCGTGATTTTGCAGAGCGCGTGCTGATGCAACAAGACACCGGGAGAGTGAGCGGTTTCGGCCGTTTGCATGAAGGCGGTCTTCAGTCCACCAAACTCCAGAGATTAGCAGTGCCGTACGTCGATCGTGCGAAATGCTTAGAGTCCAGCAGTTTTAAAATCTCCAGTCGCATGTTCTGCGCCGGTTACGACCAGGAAACCAAAGATGCATGTCAGGGTGACAGCGGCGGGCCACACGTGACGCGCTACAAAGACACGTGGTTTGTCACAGGTGTGGTGAGCTGGGGCGAGGGATGTGCACGGAAGGGCAAGTATGGAATCTACACGCAGGTGTCCAAGTACATCAAATGGATCTATAATGCAATGGAAAAAGTAATGCCACAAACAGAAAGTCTGATAATGCCGAAAGTCAAGAGAGAGCTGCTGAAGAAGACGCAGAAGAGTTTGATACGAAGAGTTTGA
- the f7i gene encoding coagulation factor VIIi produces MKIRTVVLFCAFIIQGSSEVFLDKGDASSVLADNSGFLEEMKRGNLERECIEEICDYEEAREVFEDDTKTKQFWLSYSAKEPCLTNPCKNNGTCIYLANTYYCMCLECFEGKYCEKGLEETLKCQYVNGGCEHFCDGSGLRRACSCATGYTLTADGMSCVAQVEYPCGKVPVQKNTVHSQTQFVGGIHCPRGHYPWQVLIDYYGVSLCGGALLDNNWVITAAHCVQKKDMKHMKVITGDHDLDVNDGSEEAYDVISVVIHEKYDPVTLDSDLALLRLREKPTPSVYAVPICLPTPQLAQSELAAARFHTVSGWGKHTEGGNIHPSKGLKAPSSPIMQCLAVPLIPTAECVLKSGVNITDNMFCAGYAEGTHESCRGNDGSPLITQYKGTSFLTGVVTWGKGCDQPGYYGIYTKVSNFLNWLEQKQVKQLNNTAVEQYIHN; encoded by the exons ATGAAGATTCGTACAGTTGTGTTGTTTTGTGCTTTCATAATCCAGGGATCCAGTGAAG TGTTTCTTGATAAAGGTGACGCCAGTTCTGTCCTCGCAGACAACTCGGGTTTCCTGGAGGAGATGAAGCGCGGGAATCTTGAGCGCGAGTGTATCGAAGAAATCTGCGATTATGAAGAAGCGCGCGAAGTGTTCGAGGACGACACGAAGACA AAGCAGTTCTGGTTGAGTTATTCTG CTAAGGAACCCTGCTTGACGAATCCATGCAAGAACAACGGCACATGCATTTATCTGGCCAACACCTACTACTGCATGTGTCTGGAGTGCTTTGAGGGCAAATACTGTGAGAAGG GGTTAGAGGAAACACTGAAGTGTCAGTATGTGAATGGAGGTTGTGAACACTTCTGTGACGGTTCTGGGCTCAGACGCGCATGCAGCTGTGCCACGGGTTACACTCTCACAGCTGATGGGATGTCATGTGTTGCTCAAG TTGAGTATCCGTGTGGAAAAGTTCCTGTTCAGAAAAACACAGTTCATTCTCAAACACAGTTTGTGGGTGGAATTCACTGTCCCAGAGGTCACTATCCATGGCAG GTGTTGATTGATTATTACGGTGTGAGTTTATGTGGAGGGGCTCTTCTGGACAATAATTGGGTGATAACAGCTGCTCACTGCGTTCAGAAGAAGGATATGAAACATATGAAGGTTATCACAG GTGATCATGATCTGGATGTTAATGATGGCTCAGAGGAGGCGTATGATGTAATTTCTGTGGTTATACATGAGAAGTATGACCCTGTGACACTGGACAGTGACCTGGCCCTCCTTCGACTTCGTGAAAAACCCACGCCCTCAGTGTACGCCGTGCCCATCTGCCTGCCCACGCCACAGCTGGCACAGAGCGAGCTAGCTGCCGCCCGCTTCCACACCGTCAGCGGATGGGGCAAACACACTGAAGGGGGCAACATTCACCCGTCTAAGGGTCTTAAAGCTCCGTCATCTCCGATAATGCAGTGTCTGGCCGTACCGCTGATACCCACAGCAGAGTGTGTGTTAAAGAGTGGCGTTAACATCACTGACAACATGTTCTGTGCCGGTTACGCTGAGGGCACCCATGAGTCCTGCAGAGGAAATGATGGCAGTCCTCTGATCACGCAGTACAAGGGGACATCTTTCCTGACGGGCGTTGTCACATGGGGTAAAGGATGTGATCAGCCTGGATACTATGGTATTTACACCAAGGTGTCCAACTTCCTGAACTGGCTTGAACAAAAACAGGTGAAGCAGCTGAATAATACTGCAGTTGAGCAGTACATTCACAATTAA